The Pseudomonas sp. B21-023 genomic interval TCAACCCGAATTGCAGTTGCTCCGGGGTGTTGATACCGGCCTCGAGAAACGCAGTCAGCCATTGTTGCTTGGCGGCCTTGTACGTTGCTTCGTCCGGCCACGCTCGCTGCCAGGCGCTGCAGATCGTGCGCAGATCGCGGAACAGATCGTTGATCACCGCCGCAGTTTTGCGATTGAGCTCGGCCTTCACGTCGGCAGGCAGCGAGTAATCCGAGGGCACGTATTGGCCAGCCTGAACCTTTGCCCACAAGCCATGAGCCACGGTTGCAACCTGATTCATTGGCCGCCCCCTTCCCCGATCCAAGACGTGTCATCGTCATCGAAGCTGGAGCGCTGCGATCCGCCGGTGCGAGCAACGGGCGAGCGCGCAGCACGGGCGAGATCGGACTTCACCCAACTGACCAGGGCGGCCAGCCACTGCTTTTCGGTTTGGGCCAGGCCCTTGGCATCGTGGTGGAGCACAAAGCCGGATATGGCAACCGTGTTGAACTGATCCAGGGTCAGACCTGCCCGACGGGCGTAGGCTTTCAGCAGTTCCGGATTCGGTTCCCAGTCAAGGGACATTGCGAACGGCTCGCGCTGAGAGAGAGTAGATTGGTTCAATGACGGATTGGGTGCAGCTGCTGCACCCCGTTCTGCGTTTTGCTGCACCCCGTTCTGCTGTGAGCTGCACCCCGTGCGGTTTCCTGCACCCCGCTCAGAACGAGGTGCAGCAGATGCACCCCGCTTAATCAGCAGGTCGTAAACGACGGGGCGACGGTCGCGGCGATCGATATGGGCAGCAGCAATTGCCTGGTTACCTTCAGCGATCCAACCGGCCTGGGCGAGCTCATCTAGCTTCAGCCGTACTGTTCGCTCAGAAAGGCCGGTGTCGTCGGAGAGAGTCGAGGCAGAAGGGAATGCCCCTCTTCCATCGCTGCCAGCGTAGTTGGCCAGGCAGAGCAGTACATGGCGGGCTGCAGGATTCTCAAGTGCGGTTTTCGGGATGGCGAGTGCCCAGGTCATAGCTTGTACGCTCACGCGTGCCACCGTTGCGATGGACATTGAGCGACAGGCGCACCATTGCGCGTAGCATTGGAGAGATGCATAATCGATCCCGCTATTAAGAAGTTAAGAAAGCCGGGCTGCCACCCGGTTTTTTTGTGCCCGAGATTCGGGTACTGGATAAATCAGCAGGTGTTTCAGCCATCTACTGGCACAATGCCGGATGACACAGAATTCGTCTCGTTAGGCCTCGACACGGATTGCGCCGGGACGACTCGGGAACGGGCGCAGCTCCTCCCCCTCCAACGTCCCATCGTCGTTCTCAATTACGAAAATGACCCGGCCAGCCTTGACCGCCTTGGCGATGGCAGGTGCGCTCACATCGAGCCCCTTGGCGACAGCGGTCTGGCCGATTCGCTCTACAAGCTCAGGCAGCAGTGTTCGATTCATGGCATTTCCTCAGTAGTGAACAGGCACAATATTAACCGCCGGTTAGTATTTATTCAACACCGGCGGTTGAGGCAGTTCAATTAACCTCCGGTTAAATTCCGCGCATGACGAAAAAGAAAGATCTCTCTCCCGAACTCAAGGCCGAGTGCGAGGCAGCCAAAAGGCTGTTCACTCAGAAAAAAAATGCGCTTGGCCTGACGCAGGCAAAGATGGCCGAGGCTGCTGACATCTCGCCGGCCGGCGTAGCCATGTACCTGAATGGCACCAACCCTCTAAATGCAAAGTTCGCGGTTGTGCTGTCCAGGCTTCTCCAAGAGCCTGTGGATCGTTTCAGCCCTAGGTTGGCTGCTGAGCTCGCGCAGATGCAGGGTGCCCAGGTGAAGAGCGCTGAAGGCTCTGAAAGCACTGCAGCTGAAAAGGTCTTAGAAATGCTGCGCAAACATGGCGGCAAGTCGCTGGATGCCACGGCCCAGGACAAGATTGCGAGAGCGGTCGCTGATAGCCTGTCCGGAGCCCCGACTTCGTTAACAGCGGCCAGCCACGCTGCAAATATGTTCGCTCCAGGCCATGGCGATATCTCTATCCCCCAGTACGATATCCGGGCGGCCATGGGCCACGGCCAGGTACCGGCTGAATACAGCGAAGTCATTCGTAACGTGGTCATCCGCGAAGAAGTACTTCGCGAGAAAGGTTTGACCTACACCTCTGCTCAAGCCCTTTCTATGATCACGGGTTGGGGACAGAGCATGGAGGGGACGATCAATGATAAAGATCCCGTGATAGTCGACCGTGGTGTGAATGATTATCAAGGTGAAGGTGTTTACGTGCTTTCCTGGCATGGAGATCTCTTGATCAAACGCATACAAAGGAAAGACGAGGATCACGTTTGGCTTATTTCAGACAATAAAAATTACGAAAAACAATCTGCTCACGTAGACGATGTGAGGATCCACGCCAAAGTTCTATTGGTCTGGAATGCCCGAAAAATTTAACTTGCCCGATGAAAGGTAGGGAGCATTATGGATAGTGCTGACTCAGTCGACCAAAAAGATTCAGAAGATAAGAAAAGACTCCCAATAGAAGCTGCTTATCAAAGACAGCTCATGCCTATCGATGTTATTACTTCCTACTCCAGCCATATGGGCACTGCTGATCTTCGGGTGATTGTAGAGGCTCGGGACGGAAAACACTACGCAGTCAAAACCACAGCAGACGGAGCAGGCAACGTGCCTGCTTCAGAGCTATTCTGTTATGAGCTGGCTTATCGCGTGTTGATACCCACCCCATCTTATGCTTTTATTAGCATGCCTACAGAGGGAGTCTCTTTTGGCTCCGCATGGGAAGGGGGCGTAGTAAACGGCGATTCAAAAATTAACTACCTTAGCTTCATACAAGACGTTCTCTCCGGCCAAAAGAAAATACCAAATCTAAAGGTATTTTTCAGCCGGCTTTTTGCCTTCGACCTCTTCGTAAACAATGTAGATCGCCATTGGGGAAACTATCTTTGGCGCACTAGCTTTAACGACTCGTACGTCGCTCTAGCATTTGACTTCAGCAGAGCATGCTTCGAATTAGGACACGACGGTTATCACGCCTTGTCGCCGCTAAGCAAAACCCAAGGCACCTTCCGGCTGCTGAATACCACCAAAAACTATGAGCGTTCCGAGGCGGTAGCATGCCTGGAGGCAATCCGGGCTATACCTACCGCAGAGGTCGAAGGAATCCTCGCGAATTTCCCCTCTGCCTGGATGGGTAAGGCAAAGCGACGCGAATACATTGAATGGTGGAATTCTGAAGCCAGACAGGCTAGAATTGACCATTTGCTTAAGCTTCTCTGATGGTGAACCTAATGCATACATTTAAATATTCAATAATTAAGTATATGCCTGACCCAATGCGAGGCGAGATTGTAAACGTTGGGCTAGTTATCTTCACCAACGAGAAACTTGACATACGAATGCTCGCCGCATCCGCAAAAGTAAGAATACTAGATGGGGCATCAGGTTTATCTGAAATTGAGTCTCTCCGGGACACCATCCTTGCATTTGGGGAAATGGCAACCTCCACGGAAGAAGCAATAGATTTCCTTCAAACATTCAAGGGCTCCTCGACCTACCTATCAGACCCTGCCTTTTTCGTGTTAGATGACATAAAACAGTACGAAACCAGAGTTCGTCATCTTTTCGACGATCTAGTTAAACCATTCGCAGCAAAAGAGAAGACTCAGCGAACCTCTAGACTCAATACATTCTTAAAGCAGTCTTTCGAAAGAATGGACATGTTGGGCAAGGACATAGATGACATTAGCCGACATAAGGTCGTCTACAACTACCCACTTAACGACAAAACCGGATTTTCCGCAGACTTCCTGCTCAAAAATGGAAAATTTCATATCACTGAAGCCATTGACTTCAACGTGAATGATACGAGCGCAAAGTTTAAAGAAACCACCATGAAGGTTATGACCTTTATGGAAGGGCGGAAATATTTAGGAGAAGACTCGGCTAGGTATTTTGTCTACGCAGCATCCTCTGACAAAGAGAAAGAGCTAATCCCTCATCTCAACCTAGCAGAAGAATATAGCGACAAAGTCTTCAATTTGAACTCAAAAGAAGAAACCCAGGAATATTTTAACTTAATGTCTTCATTAGTCGGCTCAACATTGGGGCATATACATTAGTTTCGCCCTGAAAAAAGCCCGCTTCGGCGGGCTTTTTCGTGCGCACTAGAAAGGGACTTTCGCCTCTCCATGGAGGACTAGTTGGAGCTCCACTCCCCTCTCGATAACAAGATCGTCATCCGTCGGTATACCCCACTGCAAGATCACCGAACCTTCATCACAGAAGGTCATTTCCAGGCCATCAGTCTCTGCCAGCAGCTCCATGATCGCATCCCAATCCTGATTGCAGTCCGTGTCCAGCTGATGGATCAGAACCCTTCTGCCGAACTGAGCAAGCGGTGAATTGATCATCGCTGAAACCCTCAGCCCCAGTTTCTCCAAGCCCGACAGCTCCTTGCGAGCCGTCGGCACCGAGAATACTTGTGCCGCTCCCATTTTTTTACCTCCGATACTGTATATCCGTACAGCCTTAGGCAATTTTAGCGCGCTTGCCAGGAAAAATAATTAACCGCCGGTATTGACGAATAATGAGCCGCCGGTTAACTTTTGCTCACTGCCGGATCGACACCGGCCAGCAACGAAGGCAGCGATGAACAGGCCTCAACTGTTCAGAGGGGTGGCAACTGCCCCGGGTGTGCAGGGTAAAGCACCAAGATCAGTTATCCGGCGGGAAGGTTCGCGGTCGGAGTCACCAACTAGAAGATCGCCGGAGGCCGACGCCAGTAGCGGGTCCCGGCAGGTTTCACTGGCTGGCCTTGGAGGCAGGGCCAGACGGGAAATCAACCGCCCTGGAGGGCAAGAGATGACCGGAGTATCCAAGCAAGGCTGCGTGCGACACGCCCGTTATCAAAACCGGGAGCTGGTCAGAGCTCGGAAAACCCGTCAGTGGAGCCTGGTCCTTCACTGCCGAATCAGTCGCGACGACTGGATGGCAGAGGCTCGCACCAAGCAGGCAACCAGCGCCACGTCAGCCTGACGTTAACTGCCCGATCACCTGGTCTTCCCCAGCACCAGGCTGCATCGGAGAGCCCTTCCCGACCCTACATCAACATGTTCAGGGAGACAGGCGGGATTGGCTCTCCAATGCAGCCCACCAAGGATCACTCATGGAAACGATCACCTGCGGCACATGGACAGGCCACCTTGGTAAAGGGTTGGCTCCTCGCGAGCTGGAAGCGCTTCTAGGCGTTGCCCAAGGCATGACCGCCAAACAGATTGCCCAGCAGATGCAGATCACCCCGGGCACTGTGGCCAACCGCATTGAAAACGCCATGTTCAAGCTCGGCGTAGCGCGTCGAGCAGCCGCAGTGGCCGAAGCCATGCGACGGCAGATCATCAGCCCGCTGTGCATAGCCCTTGCCGGCCTGATCGCTATGCATGCGGTCATCGATGACGGCGATCCACTGCGCCGCGACCGCAGGGCGCCCGAGCGGCGCACTGCCCAGATTCGAATCGTTCGTAAGGCCGAGGCCTTCGAGCATCACGCCTGAATCCCACGAGGATCATCCCATGCAGACAGCAATGCACCCAGCCTTCCAGGAGAAGGCAGATCTGCTCGCAGCCCTGCTCAAGCGAAGCAAGTCAGTCAGGGCTGAGGCCATGGCCAAGATCGGCCAGGGCGCCCCGCGATTCCAGGCATCTGGCAAGGGCCGGATATGGAATGTAGTCGAGATCGCGACAGGGTCCGTGCAGGGGTTCGCCTTCAGCTATCGAACGGCCCTGTTCTTCGTTGCTGCAATGGAGGCAGCGACAGCGAGCAAAGAAGCGGCAATATAACGAGAAGCTATGAGTGACCAGTTCGTAGCAATGCCGGGCCAACTCAAAACTTCTAGTACAGTGCTACCAACTCACCGGTACCAGCGGGAAGTTGGACTAGCCGCCGCTGTGCACCGATATTCTTCCAAAATAGTCGGTACTCGCATTGCCAGCTATCGGCCGAGGATTTGAGAAATGGATTCCTTAGATGGCCATCGGTGTATTTGCAGTGCTTGCCCTCAGAGATAGAGCCGAGCTGCTCGTCAAGCGCCTTCTTAAGGTTTGGTAGATTTTTTATCTTCACGCACGCCGCTTTTCCATTAAATTTTTTTGCCAGCATCCGGCTCTGAGTGGTGCAAAAGCACATGATCCAGCCATCCCAGTGGCTGTACTCTTTAATATGCAAGTCAGACAAACGCCCTTGGGGGCCAAAATTGTTTGTAACGCTGCCCGTTAAGACACCACCATTGCTAACCTCAAATCTTACACCTGGAACGCTATCTACCGGTATAGAACTATCAACGGTAAAGTTCTCATCTGGTGTATAGATACCGCTTCTATCTATGCTTCGATAGGCGCTCGCTGGATTCACTGGTACTTCTCCCCCCTTAACCCATGCTTCGGCATGGCACCTTTCATTTAAATATACAAAAAGCTCCACAGCCGGGCCTTCCTTTTCGAGTTCGGTCACCCGTAATACCCCATCCCACCCCAAATTGCCACCATGCCGCCACCGCCACGGAGGGCGGCGCATGCCCAGGAGATATACCATGCAACTCGACATCAACATCGAAAGGATCGTAGCCGACTCGGTAGCCGCCGCGCTGAGCCCGGAAAAGCTGCAGCCGATCATCGACAAGAACGTGTCAAGCGCGGTCACTGGCGCGATTCAAGAGCAGTTCAGCTACAACTCGCCGTTCAAGAAGCTGCTGGAAGAGAGCCTGGCGGGCGCCATGCCTACCAAGATTGCGGGCCTGGGCCGCTACGGGGATCTGGTGCTCAAGACCGTCTCCGCGATGATCAATGACT includes:
- a CDS encoding DUF1654 domain-containing protein translates to MGAAQVFSVPTARKELSGLEKLGLRVSAMINSPLAQFGRRVLIHQLDTDCNQDWDAIMELLAETDGLEMTFCDEGSVILQWGIPTDDDLVIERGVELQLVLHGEAKVPF
- a CDS encoding LexA family transcriptional regulator, which translates into the protein MTKKKDLSPELKAECEAAKRLFTQKKNALGLTQAKMAEAADISPAGVAMYLNGTNPLNAKFAVVLSRLLQEPVDRFSPRLAAELAQMQGAQVKSAEGSESTAAEKVLEMLRKHGGKSLDATAQDKIARAVADSLSGAPTSLTAASHAANMFAPGHGDISIPQYDIRAAMGHGQVPAEYSEVIRNVVIREEVLREKGLTYTSAQALSMITGWGQSMEGTINDKDPVIVDRGVNDYQGEGVYVLSWHGDLLIKRIQRKDEDHVWLISDNKNYEKQSAHVDDVRIHAKVLLVWNARKI
- a CDS encoding helix-turn-helix domain-containing protein; protein product: MSVQAMTWALAIPKTALENPAARHVLLCLANYAGSDGRGAFPSASTLSDDTGLSERTVRLKLDELAQAGWIAEGNQAIAAAHIDRRDRRPVVYDLLIKRGASAAPRSERGAGNRTGCSSQQNGVQQNAERGAAAAPNPSLNQSTLSQREPFAMSLDWEPNPELLKAYARRAGLTLDQFNTVAISGFVLHHDAKGLAQTEKQWLAALVSWVKSDLARAARSPVARTGGSQRSSFDDDDTSWIGEGGGQ
- a CDS encoding DUF3037 domain-containing protein produces the protein MHTFKYSIIKYMPDPMRGEIVNVGLVIFTNEKLDIRMLAASAKVRILDGASGLSEIESLRDTILAFGEMATSTEEAIDFLQTFKGSSTYLSDPAFFVLDDIKQYETRVRHLFDDLVKPFAAKEKTQRTSRLNTFLKQSFERMDMLGKDIDDISRHKVVYNYPLNDKTGFSADFLLKNGKFHITEAIDFNVNDTSAKFKETTMKVMTFMEGRKYLGEDSARYFVYAASSDKEKELIPHLNLAEEYSDKVFNLNSKEETQEYFNLMSSLVGSTLGHIH
- a CDS encoding Cro/CI family transcriptional regulator → MNRTLLPELVERIGQTAVAKGLDVSAPAIAKAVKAGRVIFVIENDDGTLEGEELRPFPSRPGAIRVEA
- a CDS encoding HipA family kinase, whose amino-acid sequence is MDSADSVDQKDSEDKKRLPIEAAYQRQLMPIDVITSYSSHMGTADLRVIVEARDGKHYAVKTTADGAGNVPASELFCYELAYRVLIPTPSYAFISMPTEGVSFGSAWEGGVVNGDSKINYLSFIQDVLSGQKKIPNLKVFFSRLFAFDLFVNNVDRHWGNYLWRTSFNDSYVALAFDFSRACFELGHDGYHALSPLSKTQGTFRLLNTTKNYERSEAVACLEAIRAIPTAEVEGILANFPSAWMGKAKRREYIEWWNSEARQARIDHLLKLL
- a CDS encoding helix-turn-helix transcriptional regulator encodes the protein METITCGTWTGHLGKGLAPRELEALLGVAQGMTAKQIAQQMQITPGTVANRIENAMFKLGVARRAAAVAEAMRRQIISPLCIALAGLIAMHAVIDDGDPLRRDRRAPERRTAQIRIVRKAEAFEHHA